In Sphingomonas sp. G-3-2-10, a single window of DNA contains:
- a CDS encoding GIY-YIG nuclease family protein yields MTKADRIRGLADGTLTVAEIAAAVGIRYQHAYNVLNRSGLLGKAKVNTCAAPVDRPSIPRAPRIPRAAIIKPELRAETLLDAGFRWASAWSIDEADALILTEPLPKEVGVYAFVKAGIVVYIGVATMGLAKRIYFYGKPAITQRTSLRLNATIREELGNSSEIDILIAQPEDMTWNGLPVHGSAGLELGLIKAYSLPWNMRSSG; encoded by the coding sequence TTGGCAGATGGTACCCTCACCGTTGCAGAAATCGCGGCCGCAGTCGGCATTCGATATCAGCACGCCTATAATGTCCTCAATCGAAGCGGCCTGCTCGGTAAGGCCAAGGTCAACACGTGCGCCGCGCCGGTCGATAGGCCCTCTATACCGCGTGCGCCCCGCATTCCTCGCGCAGCGATCATCAAACCCGAACTTCGAGCGGAGACGCTACTAGACGCGGGGTTTCGCTGGGCTTCGGCTTGGAGCATCGATGAGGCGGACGCGCTAATCCTCACGGAGCCATTGCCGAAGGAAGTTGGGGTGTACGCCTTCGTAAAGGCAGGAATAGTGGTGTATATCGGCGTTGCCACAATGGGACTGGCGAAGCGCATTTATTTCTACGGCAAACCCGCCATCACTCAGCGCACCAGCTTGCGCCTCAACGCTACTATCCGCGAGGAATTGGGTAATTCGAGCGAGATAGACATCCTCATTGCTCAACCCGAAGACATGACATGGAACGGACTGCCCGTTCATGGCTCCGCCGGTCTGGAATTGGGTTTGATCAAGGCATATTCCCTTCCCTGGAACATGCGAAGTTCGGGCTAG
- a CDS encoding S-adenosylmethionine:tRNA ribosyltransferase-isomerase, producing the protein MWEVDGKPPNHQRWIVLSLYVCYQNPASTQNLFMLVSALMGLERMQAAYAHAIAQEYRFYSYGDASLLLP; encoded by the coding sequence ATTTGGGAGGTCGATGGGAAGCCACCAAACCACCAGCGTTGGATCGTGCTATCGCTTTATGTTTGCTACCAAAACCCAGCATCGACTCAGAATCTGTTCATGCTGGTCTCGGCGCTGATGGGGCTGGAGCGGATGCAGGCGGCCTATGCCCATGCGATCGCGCAGGAATATCGCTTCTACTCTTACGGCGATGCGTCGCTGCTGTTACCGTAG